From a single Rhodococcus qingshengii JCM 15477 genomic region:
- the mftG gene encoding mycofactocin dehydrogenase MftG, protein MTEADYADFLVVGGGTCGCVVAARLSEDPSATVMLLESGSGYRSALELPDVLGDPYRLPVGPASEYTWTYPVELTPRRASTIARGRTLGGSGAVNGAYFTRATRADFENWPSSWRYDDVLPYFKKSETDRDFEGEFHGTAGPIPVERRAWDQLHPLSGEFHAAALGAGFPDDVDKNAPDSFGVGRVPLNVSDHRRISTSIGYLMPALHRPNLRVESGVNVIRIAFSGTRAIGVDVLDDGNVRRIRADHVVVCSGAVATPHILLNSGVGPAEQLVEQGVSVVLDRPGVGQNFVDHPEVLLPYHFSKPRTIRSQTPVLETALNLAEIEIRPYTASFTELVPGVPRMDHGVGVVLMAPHSRGSIELASRDPAGAPRIRYNYVASAHDRAAIREGMRIAENLLESIAETGLIDRPVVEYTDEWVESRLGTSLHMSGSCVMGAEADPFAVVDGRCRVIGAQGLSIVDTSILPTIPTRGPHATAVMVAERASAILLGDE, encoded by the coding sequence GTGACAGAAGCCGACTACGCAGATTTCCTGGTTGTCGGTGGTGGCACGTGTGGTTGCGTGGTCGCAGCCAGGCTCAGTGAAGATCCATCCGCCACGGTGATGCTCCTCGAATCGGGAAGCGGATATCGATCGGCGCTCGAACTCCCGGACGTCCTGGGTGATCCGTACCGACTGCCGGTCGGACCTGCGAGCGAATACACGTGGACCTATCCGGTCGAACTGACGCCGCGTCGGGCGTCCACAATTGCGCGGGGGCGGACACTCGGTGGATCCGGAGCCGTCAACGGTGCGTACTTCACCCGCGCGACCCGTGCTGATTTCGAGAATTGGCCGAGTTCATGGCGATACGACGACGTCTTGCCGTACTTCAAGAAGTCCGAAACGGATCGTGATTTCGAGGGCGAGTTCCACGGGACCGCCGGACCGATCCCGGTCGAGCGTCGAGCGTGGGACCAACTACATCCACTGAGCGGCGAGTTTCATGCGGCAGCGCTCGGAGCAGGCTTTCCCGACGACGTCGACAAGAATGCGCCGGACTCGTTCGGGGTGGGCCGAGTGCCACTGAACGTCTCGGATCATCGTCGGATCAGTACGTCGATCGGCTATCTGATGCCGGCGTTGCACCGGCCGAATTTGCGGGTGGAATCCGGAGTGAACGTCATTCGCATCGCGTTCTCGGGTACCCGTGCGATCGGCGTCGACGTTCTCGACGACGGCAATGTCCGACGCATTCGTGCCGACCATGTGGTCGTGTGTTCGGGCGCGGTGGCGACACCGCACATTCTCCTCAATTCCGGTGTTGGTCCAGCGGAACAACTTGTAGAGCAAGGAGTTTCCGTCGTTCTCGATCGACCGGGCGTCGGACAGAACTTCGTCGACCACCCGGAAGTGCTGCTGCCGTACCATTTTTCGAAGCCCCGCACGATTCGATCGCAGACTCCGGTGCTGGAGACAGCCCTCAACCTCGCTGAGATCGAAATTCGTCCGTACACCGCATCTTTCACCGAACTGGTTCCCGGTGTGCCTCGCATGGACCACGGCGTCGGAGTGGTCCTCATGGCGCCGCACAGCCGGGGAAGCATCGAACTGGCATCGCGGGATCCCGCTGGGGCGCCGCGTATTCGGTACAACTACGTCGCGTCGGCGCACGATCGAGCTGCCATTCGGGAAGGGATGCGGATCGCCGAGAATCTTCTCGAGTCGATCGCCGAGACGGGGTTGATCGATCGCCCCGTCGTGGAGTACACCGATGAGTGGGTCGAATCCCGCCTGGGAACGTCGCTGCATATGTCCGGTAGTTGCGTGATGGGTGCCGAGGCGGACCCGTTCGCAGTCGTCGACGGTCGGTGCCGTGTGATCGGCGCGCAAGGACTCAGTATTGTTGACACGTCAATCCTGCCGACGATCCCGACCCGCGGCCCGCATGCGACCGCGGTGATGGTTGCGGAACGAGCAAGCGCCATTCTGCTCGGTGACGAGTGA
- a CDS encoding helix-turn-helix domain-containing protein, with amino-acid sequence MAREQAVPGNPWVAVRPGDDVALLARRLSSAHQSFIDARGVPGQGLTDDSHVRSVVLESWMRSRNKGVNPDVVGNPEMLEGLELEKYRSAHPMSLIRPVIRKLLVEDAAETGLLIAISDAHGRLLWVEGDNSAKDKALSMNFVEGADWSEDRVGTNAPGTALALDHSVQIFGSEHFNRTVHDWSCSAAPVHDPTTGQILGAIDITGGPRVAVPEVLSLIRATVAAAESELRFHLLNSPIPLSATAPRLETFGAGRPMLVRGGDRIPISQRHAEILLLLSEHPEGLSSDHLAVLLDEGELDAVTIRAEMSRLRKVFGADRLASRPYRIITEFTTDVGDVRAALDRGDAATAMKLYSGPVLAGSASPGIEEVREELRTRVQAALLRGGDANLLARWTTSVHGREDSVVWEAYLSTLDPQSPLYSQVQARIDLLDRQLGI; translated from the coding sequence ATGGCACGTGAACAGGCTGTGCCCGGCAACCCGTGGGTGGCGGTCAGGCCAGGCGATGACGTCGCGTTACTCGCGCGGCGACTTTCGTCTGCCCATCAGTCGTTCATCGATGCTCGCGGCGTGCCCGGCCAGGGGCTGACCGACGACTCCCATGTCCGCTCGGTCGTACTCGAGTCCTGGATGCGTAGCCGCAACAAGGGGGTAAATCCCGATGTGGTCGGCAACCCTGAGATGCTCGAAGGGTTGGAGCTCGAAAAATATCGCTCCGCGCATCCCATGTCACTGATCCGTCCGGTGATTCGGAAACTCCTGGTGGAAGATGCTGCCGAGACCGGACTACTGATCGCGATCAGTGACGCACACGGTCGATTGCTCTGGGTGGAGGGTGACAACTCGGCCAAGGACAAGGCGTTGTCCATGAACTTCGTCGAAGGCGCCGATTGGAGCGAAGATCGTGTCGGCACCAATGCGCCGGGAACGGCGCTTGCTCTCGATCACTCCGTACAGATTTTCGGATCCGAGCATTTCAACCGAACCGTGCACGACTGGAGTTGTTCGGCCGCACCCGTCCACGATCCCACCACTGGTCAAATCCTTGGTGCCATCGACATCACCGGTGGTCCCAGGGTTGCGGTTCCCGAAGTGCTGTCACTGATCCGTGCAACTGTCGCGGCCGCCGAATCGGAATTGCGATTCCATCTCTTGAACTCGCCCATCCCGCTCAGTGCCACGGCTCCGCGCCTCGAAACATTCGGTGCCGGCCGGCCGATGCTGGTTCGCGGCGGTGACCGCATCCCGATTTCGCAGCGTCACGCCGAGATTCTCCTTCTGCTTTCCGAACACCCGGAGGGTCTCAGCTCCGACCACCTTGCGGTCCTGCTCGACGAGGGGGAGCTCGACGCAGTGACCATTCGCGCGGAAATGTCGCGGCTTCGTAAGGTTTTCGGTGCCGACCGGCTGGCTTCGCGCCCCTATCGGATCATCACGGAGTTCACGACAGATGTCGGCGATGTGCGGGCAGCGTTGGACCGAGGCGACGCAGCGACGGCGATGAAACTGTATTCGGGCCCGGTGCTGGCGGGCTCTGCCTCCCCGGGAATCGAAGAGGTGCGGGAAGAACTACGCACCAGGGTCCAGGCAGCTCTGCTGCGTGGAGGTGACGCCAACCTTCTGGCCCGGTGGACCACGTCGGTGCACGGCCGCGAAGACTCAGTCGTGTGGGAGGCCTACCTGTCCACGTTGGATCCTCAATCTCCGTTGTATTCGCAGGTCCAGGCAAGAATTGATCTCCTCGACCGCCAATTGGGCATCTGA
- the adh gene encoding aldehyde dehydrogenase codes for MTVYARPGTADAIMSFQSRYDNWIGNEWVAPVKGQYFENPTPVTGQNFCDVARSTAEDIELALDAAHAAAPAWGKTSVAERAIILNKIADRMEENLESIALAESWDNGKPIRETLNADIPLAIDHFRYFAGAIRAQEGSLSEINSDTVAYHFHEPLGVVGQIIPWNFPILMAVWKLAPALAAGNAIVLKPAEQTPVSILHLIGIIGDLLPAGVLNIVNGFGVEAGKPLASSPRIKKIAFTGETTTGRLIMQYASQNLIPVTLELGGKSPNIFFSDVLASNDDYQDKALEGFTMFALNQGEVCTCPSRSLIQEDIFDEFLAMAAIRTKAVRQGDPLDTDTMIGAQASNDQLEKILSYIEIGKAEGAKVITGGERAELGGDLSGGYYVQPTVFTGNNKMRIFQEEIFGPVVSVTSFKDYDEAIEIANDTLYGLGAGVWSRDGGVAYRAGRDIQAGRVWTNTYHQYPAHAAFGGYKQSGIGRENHLMMLSHYQQTKNLLVSYAQKAQGFF; via the coding sequence ATGACCGTGTACGCCCGCCCAGGTACCGCCGACGCGATCATGTCCTTCCAGTCTCGATACGACAACTGGATCGGCAACGAATGGGTTGCTCCGGTCAAGGGTCAGTACTTCGAGAACCCGACACCGGTGACCGGACAGAATTTCTGTGATGTGGCTCGTTCCACCGCAGAAGACATCGAACTCGCTCTCGACGCAGCGCACGCAGCAGCTCCGGCCTGGGGCAAGACCTCGGTCGCCGAGCGCGCGATCATCTTGAACAAGATCGCTGATCGTATGGAGGAGAACCTCGAATCCATCGCACTCGCCGAGTCGTGGGACAACGGCAAGCCGATCCGCGAGACCCTCAACGCCGACATTCCGCTCGCCATCGATCACTTCCGATACTTCGCGGGAGCTATTCGCGCACAGGAAGGTTCGCTCTCGGAGATCAACTCCGACACCGTGGCGTACCACTTTCACGAGCCGCTCGGCGTAGTCGGCCAGATCATTCCGTGGAACTTCCCGATCCTCATGGCCGTGTGGAAGCTTGCCCCCGCCCTCGCTGCCGGTAATGCCATCGTGCTCAAGCCTGCCGAGCAGACGCCAGTCTCGATCCTGCACCTCATCGGCATCATCGGTGACCTGCTGCCTGCCGGTGTTCTCAACATCGTCAACGGCTTCGGCGTCGAGGCCGGAAAGCCGCTCGCGTCCAGCCCGCGTATCAAGAAGATCGCGTTCACCGGTGAGACCACCACCGGTCGCCTGATCATGCAGTACGCGTCGCAGAACCTTATCCCCGTCACCCTCGAACTCGGTGGCAAGAGCCCCAACATCTTCTTCTCCGACGTCCTTGCCTCCAACGACGACTACCAGGACAAGGCACTCGAGGGCTTCACGATGTTCGCCCTCAATCAGGGCGAGGTCTGCACCTGCCCGTCACGTTCGCTGATCCAGGAAGACATCTTCGACGAGTTCCTGGCGATGGCAGCCATCCGCACCAAGGCTGTGCGCCAAGGGGATCCGCTCGACACCGACACCATGATCGGTGCCCAGGCCAGCAACGATCAGCTCGAGAAGATCCTCTCGTACATCGAGATCGGCAAGGCCGAAGGCGCCAAGGTCATCACCGGTGGTGAGCGAGCCGAACTCGGCGGAGACCTGTCCGGCGGTTACTACGTCCAGCCGACGGTGTTCACCGGCAACAACAAGATGCGCATCTTCCAGGAAGAGATCTTCGGACCCGTCGTCTCGGTCACCTCGTTCAAGGACTACGACGAGGCCATCGAAATCGCCAACGACACGCTCTACGGTTTGGGCGCCGGTGTCTGGTCCCGCGACGGCGGAGTTGCTTACCGCGCAGGCCGCGACATCCAAGCCGGTCGCGTCTGGACCAACACGTACCACCAGTACCCGGCACACGCCGCTTTCGGTGGATATAAGCAGTCCGGCATCGGCCGCGAGAACCACCTGATGATGCTCTCGCACTACCAGCAGACCAAGAACCTCCTGGTCAGCTACGCCCAGAAGGCTCAGGGCTTCTTCTGA
- a CDS encoding DUF779 domain-containing protein — MSATDTPDTGAVPPRLVTTAGAADLLRRLSGTHGELMMHQSGGCCDGSAPMCYPSGEFIVGDRDVLLGIVDLRLAVGETPEDLPTGTDAVQVWISGSQFEAWKHTQLVLDVVPGRGSGFSLESPEGFRFLSRARAFTPDENEALGASSILVGADWEAGVRPLPPTVPQVVAEAVDACPVPGAAARS, encoded by the coding sequence ATGAGCGCCACGGACACACCCGATACCGGCGCCGTTCCACCCCGGTTGGTGACCACCGCTGGGGCGGCTGACCTCCTGCGCCGCCTCAGCGGGACTCACGGCGAACTGATGATGCATCAATCCGGCGGATGCTGCGACGGCTCGGCCCCGATGTGTTATCCCTCAGGCGAATTCATCGTCGGGGACCGTGACGTACTACTCGGAATCGTCGATCTCCGACTTGCTGTCGGAGAGACTCCCGAAGATCTTCCCACCGGAACCGACGCTGTACAGGTCTGGATTTCCGGATCACAGTTCGAAGCCTGGAAGCACACCCAGTTGGTACTGGACGTCGTGCCCGGCCGCGGCAGTGGATTCAGCCTGGAGTCTCCTGAAGGATTCAGATTCCTCAGTCGAGCAAGGGCATTCACACCGGACGAAAACGAAGCACTCGGCGCGTCGAGCATTCTCGTGGGCGCTGATTGGGAAGCGGGCGTGCGTCCTTTGCCCCCGACGGTTCCCCAGGTGGTCGCCGAGGCCGTCGACGCCTGCCCGGTGCCGGGCGCGGCCGCCCGATCCTGA
- the eat gene encoding ethanolamine permease: protein MDMSLSDHATGKNAGAAGAHHDGADFHAEDNSYLEKRTLRKGTAGWVLLAGLGVSYVISGDYAGWNNGLAEGGFGGLLIAAVVIAGMYLAMVLGMAEMSSALPAAGGGYTFARRAMGPWGGFATGTAILIEYSIAPAAIATFIGAYVESLNLFGITDGWWVYLAVYAIFIGIHLTGAGEALKAMFIITAIALVGLVVFAVSAVGLFDSSNLTDIAVDTSAVGSSSFLPFGLLGIWAAVPFAIWFFLAVEGVPLAAEEAREPEKNVPRGIIISMLILIVTGATVLFLATGALGADALSTSGNPLVEALGDSGAAKAVNYIGLAGLVASFFSIMYAYSRQTFALSRAGYLPKNLSVTNKRKAPTLALVVPGIIGFALSLTGEGAMLLNMAVFGAAVSYVLMMVSHIVLRKREPNMPRPYRTPGGIATTSFALVIAAVSVVATFLVDPVAALLTLVAFGVLMAYFGLYSRHHLVANSPDEEFAVLAQAEEELG from the coding sequence ATGGACATGTCTCTTTCCGACCACGCAACCGGCAAAAACGCCGGTGCCGCGGGTGCACACCACGACGGCGCAGACTTCCATGCGGAAGACAATTCGTATCTGGAGAAACGAACACTCCGAAAGGGAACAGCAGGGTGGGTGCTGCTTGCGGGGTTGGGTGTCAGCTATGTGATTTCCGGTGACTACGCCGGCTGGAACAACGGTCTGGCCGAAGGTGGTTTCGGTGGCCTTCTCATCGCGGCCGTCGTCATCGCGGGTATGTACCTGGCGATGGTGCTCGGTATGGCCGAGATGTCGTCGGCACTTCCTGCCGCTGGTGGTGGATACACGTTTGCCAGACGGGCCATGGGGCCCTGGGGCGGATTTGCCACCGGCACAGCAATTCTCATCGAGTACTCGATAGCACCCGCAGCGATCGCGACCTTCATCGGTGCGTACGTCGAGTCCCTGAACCTGTTCGGGATCACCGACGGCTGGTGGGTGTACCTCGCGGTGTACGCGATCTTCATCGGCATTCACCTCACCGGCGCCGGTGAGGCACTCAAGGCGATGTTCATCATCACCGCCATTGCACTCGTCGGCCTGGTCGTGTTCGCGGTTTCGGCTGTCGGCCTTTTCGATTCGTCCAACCTCACCGATATCGCCGTCGACACCAGCGCAGTCGGATCGTCGTCGTTCCTGCCATTCGGTCTGCTCGGAATCTGGGCCGCCGTGCCCTTCGCGATCTGGTTCTTCCTTGCGGTCGAAGGTGTACCGCTGGCCGCCGAGGAAGCACGTGAGCCGGAGAAGAACGTCCCCCGCGGCATCATCATCAGCATGTTGATCCTGATCGTCACAGGCGCAACGGTTCTCTTCCTCGCCACCGGTGCGCTCGGCGCAGACGCCCTGTCCACCTCCGGAAATCCGCTCGTCGAGGCTCTGGGGGACAGCGGAGCGGCAAAGGCCGTCAACTACATCGGACTTGCCGGTCTGGTCGCGAGCTTCTTCTCGATCATGTACGCCTACTCACGCCAGACGTTTGCGCTCTCCCGCGCCGGCTACCTGCCGAAGAACCTGTCGGTGACCAACAAGCGCAAGGCCCCCACTCTCGCGCTCGTCGTACCCGGAATCATCGGCTTCGCGCTCTCACTCACCGGTGAAGGTGCAATGTTGCTCAACATGGCGGTGTTCGGCGCGGCAGTAAGCTACGTCCTGATGATGGTGAGTCACATCGTTCTTCGTAAGCGTGAGCCGAACATGCCGCGCCCGTACCGCACGCCCGGCGGTATCGCCACCACCTCGTTTGCGCTCGTGATCGCGGCAGTGTCGGTGGTGGCCACCTTCCTGGTCGATCCCGTTGCGGCATTGCTGACGTTGGTTGCCTTCGGAGTTCTCATGGCGTACTTCGGTCTCTACAGTCGCCACCACCTTGTTGCCAACTCGCCGGACGAGGAGTTTGCTGTACTTGCACAGGCGGAAGAAGAATTGGGATGA
- a CDS encoding ethanolamine ammonia-lyase subunit EutB, translating to MSRGMAKYHQQVSGTNYSFDGLVDLMAKATPLRSGDELAGCAASSDAERAAAQWVLADLPLTVFLEDLVVQYEDDEVTRLIIDSHDRLAFAPVAHLTVGGLRDWLLETASAPEASARLSAVSPGLTPEMVAAVSKIMRNQDLIAVAKAITVTAGFRTTIGLPGRLSTRLQPNHPTDDPRGIAAATLDGLLMGCGDAVIGINPATDSPQATSDLLHLLDDIRQRFEIPTQSCVLSHVTTTIGLIESGVPVDLVFQSIAGTEGANSGFGVNIPLLREGNEAGRSLNRGTVGNNVMYLETGQGSALSSGAHYGTGGAPVDQQTLETRAYAVARDLEPLLVNTVVGFIGPEYLYDGKQIIRAGLEDHFCGKLLGLPMGVDVCYTNHAEADQDDMDNLLTLLGVAGAAFVIAVPGADDVMLGYQSLAFHDALYVRKVLGLQPAPEFETWLHNLGMTDANGRVLPIDAEMSPLRALTVNS from the coding sequence ATGAGTCGCGGGATGGCCAAGTATCACCAGCAGGTATCCGGAACCAACTACTCGTTCGACGGTCTCGTCGATCTGATGGCAAAAGCGACACCACTGCGGTCGGGTGATGAACTAGCCGGTTGTGCGGCAAGCTCCGACGCCGAACGTGCTGCTGCTCAATGGGTTCTGGCTGATCTTCCGTTGACGGTGTTCCTCGAAGATCTGGTGGTTCAGTACGAGGACGACGAGGTAACCAGGCTCATCATCGACAGCCACGATCGCCTGGCCTTTGCGCCGGTGGCACACCTGACTGTCGGCGGACTACGAGACTGGTTGCTCGAGACCGCGTCGGCGCCGGAAGCTTCCGCACGGTTGTCCGCCGTAAGTCCCGGGCTCACCCCCGAGATGGTTGCGGCGGTCAGCAAGATCATGCGCAATCAGGACCTGATCGCCGTCGCGAAGGCCATCACCGTGACCGCGGGGTTCCGTACGACCATCGGACTGCCCGGCCGGCTGAGCACCCGACTCCAGCCAAACCACCCGACAGACGATCCACGCGGCATCGCGGCGGCCACATTGGACGGTCTCCTGATGGGATGTGGCGACGCCGTCATCGGTATCAACCCCGCGACGGATTCACCCCAGGCCACCTCGGATCTGCTCCACCTGCTCGACGACATCCGTCAGCGATTCGAGATCCCGACTCAGTCGTGCGTGCTCTCGCACGTGACCACCACGATCGGACTGATCGAATCGGGGGTGCCGGTCGATCTCGTCTTCCAGTCGATTGCCGGTACCGAAGGCGCCAATTCCGGTTTCGGAGTGAACATTCCGCTCCTGCGTGAGGGCAACGAGGCCGGGCGCTCCTTGAACCGCGGAACGGTCGGCAACAACGTCATGTACCTGGAGACGGGGCAGGGGTCCGCCCTCAGCTCAGGTGCCCACTACGGCACCGGCGGAGCCCCGGTCGATCAGCAGACACTCGAGACCAGGGCATACGCAGTGGCACGTGATCTCGAACCGCTGCTGGTCAACACCGTGGTCGGCTTCATCGGTCCCGAGTATCTCTACGACGGCAAGCAGATCATTCGCGCGGGCTTGGAGGATCACTTCTGCGGAAAACTCCTCGGGCTGCCGATGGGAGTGGACGTCTGCTACACCAACCACGCCGAAGCCGATCAAGACGACATGGACAACCTGCTCACCTTGCTGGGCGTCGCCGGCGCGGCGTTCGTGATCGCGGTGCCCGGCGCCGACGACGTGATGCTCGGCTATCAAAGTCTGGCGTTCCACGACGCGCTGTATGTGCGTAAGGTTCTCGGTTTGCAGCCCGCCCCGGAGTTCGAGACCTGGCTCCACAACTTGGGGATGACCGACGCAAACGGTCGGGTTCTTCCGATCGATGCCGAAATGTCGCCGTTGCGGGCTTTGACGGTGAACTCATGA
- the eutC gene encoding ethanolamine ammonia-lyase subunit EutC, with the protein MTEDQAPILDFWGPLRKTTQSRIGLGRAGDSLPTKRVLEFKAAHAAARDAVHEPLDSETLASRVEGVGIGAPVVVASSVSTRSEYLRRPDLGRQPADLGAIASSDKEIGFILADGLSPRALMDHGEQLLSALVTVLGERYSIAPPVIATNARVALGDHIAAAMGVQTAIVLIGERPGLSVADSVGIYLTHLPRVGRTDADRNCISNVHPPEGLGYEQAARVVLGLVTGARQLGRSGVDLKDTSRADAVASGEVLTLD; encoded by the coding sequence ATGACCGAAGATCAGGCACCGATCCTCGATTTCTGGGGTCCACTGCGCAAGACCACACAATCGCGTATCGGGCTGGGGCGTGCCGGAGATTCGTTGCCCACCAAGCGGGTTCTCGAATTCAAGGCAGCTCACGCCGCAGCCCGCGACGCGGTCCACGAGCCACTCGACTCCGAGACGCTTGCCAGTCGGGTCGAAGGGGTTGGCATCGGGGCGCCGGTGGTGGTCGCGAGCAGCGTCTCCACCCGCAGTGAGTATCTCCGGAGACCCGACCTGGGGCGCCAACCGGCTGACCTGGGTGCGATCGCGAGTTCCGACAAGGAAATCGGGTTCATCCTCGCCGACGGACTCTCGCCGCGAGCACTGATGGACCACGGCGAGCAATTACTGTCCGCGTTGGTCACGGTGTTGGGGGAGCGGTACTCGATCGCGCCGCCCGTGATCGCCACGAATGCCCGTGTGGCACTGGGTGATCACATCGCTGCCGCGATGGGAGTGCAGACGGCGATCGTCCTGATCGGCGAACGTCCAGGGCTCTCCGTTGCGGACAGTGTCGGGATCTATCTGACTCACCTTCCCCGCGTCGGTCGTACCGACGCGGATCGAAACTGCATTTCCAATGTCCACCCACCCGAGGGACTCGGATACGAGCAGGCTGCTCGTGTCGTCCTGGGATTGGTGACGGGAGCGCGCCAGTTGGGCCGCTCCGGCGTCGACCTCAAGGACACCTCTCGCGCCGACGCCGTTGCGTCGGGAGAAGTGCTGACGCTCGATTAA
- a CDS encoding HAD family hydrolase, translating into MFRSLHSRALCALAVGSVLLSATACSSAESAPKEDVAQRGSSCAALDPSLAWYGDNRVTLDAMMTEFGTCGAAGDVDDGAPLALFDWDNTVVKNDIGSATAFWMIKNNKVLQPAGGDWATTSRFMTPAGAAALSAACGSETAPGQPLATSTDLDCADEIVAVLEEKTRDGQAAFDGYDHRRTKAAYAWAVQLMAGHTEDEITEYARAARAENLAAAEGSDQTVGTTEVDGSVRYYAQIEDLVKSLGAHGFDVRIISASAEPVVRVWAEQLGLDADHVMGVRPIVEGGVLTGRLRGCGGVADGDDSVIPYIDGKRCQVNEVVYGVQGPTAFEQLAADRRQVFAAGDSVTDVTFLGDATGARLVINRNNPELMCNAYDNSDGKWLVNPMFIEPKSRADAPYRCSTDAYTDAAGAKGAVTRADGSVIPDQADTVA; encoded by the coding sequence ATGTTCCGTTCGCTGCATTCCCGCGCCCTGTGCGCGTTGGCGGTAGGTAGTGTCCTGTTGAGTGCAACTGCATGTAGTTCGGCCGAGAGTGCCCCGAAAGAAGATGTGGCGCAAAGGGGTTCATCCTGTGCTGCGTTGGATCCCAGTCTTGCGTGGTACGGCGACAACCGTGTGACGTTGGATGCCATGATGACGGAGTTCGGAACGTGTGGAGCTGCAGGTGATGTCGATGACGGAGCTCCGTTGGCGCTCTTCGACTGGGACAACACAGTTGTCAAGAACGACATCGGAAGCGCCACCGCATTCTGGATGATCAAGAACAACAAGGTGTTACAGCCTGCCGGAGGGGACTGGGCAACCACCAGCCGCTTCATGACGCCAGCCGGCGCTGCCGCACTTTCCGCCGCGTGCGGCTCCGAGACCGCGCCGGGGCAACCGTTGGCAACCAGCACCGACTTGGACTGCGCGGACGAGATCGTTGCGGTACTCGAAGAGAAGACTCGCGACGGGCAGGCCGCATTCGACGGTTACGATCACCGCCGGACAAAAGCCGCATACGCGTGGGCCGTGCAGTTGATGGCAGGGCACACCGAGGACGAGATCACCGAGTACGCTCGCGCAGCCCGTGCCGAGAATCTCGCTGCTGCAGAAGGATCCGATCAGACCGTCGGTACGACGGAAGTCGACGGCTCGGTGCGGTACTACGCGCAAATCGAAGATTTGGTGAAATCCCTCGGCGCTCATGGATTCGACGTGCGGATCATCTCCGCGTCGGCCGAACCGGTCGTTCGAGTCTGGGCGGAACAGCTGGGATTGGACGCCGATCACGTGATGGGAGTTCGGCCCATCGTCGAGGGCGGGGTTCTCACCGGGCGCCTGCGTGGGTGTGGTGGCGTTGCGGACGGCGACGACTCTGTCATTCCGTACATCGACGGCAAACGGTGCCAGGTCAACGAGGTTGTCTACGGGGTTCAAGGGCCTACGGCGTTCGAGCAGTTGGCCGCCGATCGACGTCAGGTATTTGCTGCCGGTGATTCTGTCACCGACGTGACGTTCCTCGGAGATGCGACCGGCGCGCGCCTGGTGATCAACCGCAACAATCCCGAACTGATGTGCAATGCCTACGACAACAGTGACGGGAAATGGCTGGTCAACCCCATGTTCATCGAACCGAAGTCCCGGGCGGACGCTCCCTATCGCTGCTCGACCGATGCTTACACCGACGCGGCCGGGGCAAAAGGTGCCGTGACTCGCGCAGACGGCAGCGTGATCCCCGATCAGGCCGATACCGTCGCGTGA